One part of the Osmerus mordax isolate fOsmMor3 chromosome 18, fOsmMor3.pri, whole genome shotgun sequence genome encodes these proteins:
- the LOC136961892 gene encoding heterogeneous nuclear ribonucleoprotein R-like isoform X2, translating to MAAAEVNGSSAPVREEEEPMDISSTHTENYQTLLDAGLPQKVAESLDNIFQTGLVAYADLDERAIDALREFNEEGAMSVLLQFKESDLSHVQNKSAFLCGVMKTYRQREKQGSKVQESTKGPDESKIKALLERTGYTLDVTTGQRKYGGPPPDDVFKGTQPGIGTEVFVGKIPRDLYEDELVPLFEKAGPIWDLRLMMDPLSGQNRGYAFITFCSKDAAQEAVKLCDNYEIRAGKYLGVCISVANNRLFVGSIPKNKTRDSILEDFGKVTEGLQEVILYHQPDDKKKNRGFCFLEYEDHKSAAQARRRLMSGKVKVWGNPVTVEWADPVAEPDPEIMAKVKVLFVRKLAIPVTEELLEKTFSQFGKLERVKKLKDYAFVHFEERDAAVKAMDEMNGKELGGEDIEIVLAKPPDKKRKERQAQRQTTRNTGYDDYYHYPPPRMPPPGRGRGRGGRGGYSAYPPDYYSYEDYYDDYYGGYDYHDYRGGYEDPYYGYDDVYTMRGRGSRPSRGAPPPPRARGAPPTRGRGGYAQRGPPIGGPRGGRGGRGAPFQPQRGRGARVPRGHRGGNVGGKRKADVFNQPDSKRRQTNQQNWGSQPIAQQPLQQGADYSGCRCAAVTPALLHPSQL from the exons ATGGCAGCCGCCGAGGTGAACGGAAGTTCTGCCCCGgtaagggaggaggaagagccgaTGGACATCAGCAGCACCCACACAGAGAACTATCAGACGCTCCTCGACGCTGGGCTGCCGCAGAAAGTGGCAGAAAGCCTCGACAACATCTTCCAGACAG GCTTGGTGGCATATGCGGATCTGGACGAGAGGGCTATCGATGCCCTGAGGGAATTCAACGAGGAGGGGGCTATGTCCGTGCTGTTGCAGTTTAAAGAGAGCGACCTGTCCCATGTGCAG AACAAAAGTGCGTTCCTGTGCGGCGTCATGAAAACATACCGACAGAGGGAGAAGCAAGGAAGCAAAGTACAGGAATCGACGAAGGGACCCGACGAGTCCAAAATAAAG GCCCTGCTGGAGAGGACAGGGTACACCCTGGACGTCACCACGGGACAGAGGAAGTACGGAGGCCCGCCGCCCGACGACGTCTTCAAAGgaacacagccgggaatcggaACTGAG GTGTTTGTGGGTAAGATCCCCAGGGACCTGTATGAGGACGAGCTGGTGCCGCTGTTTGAGAAGGCCGGGCCCATCTGGGACCTGAGGCTGATGATGGACCCCCTGTCGGGCCAGAACAGGGGCTACGCCTTCATCACGTTCTGTAGCAAGGATGCTGCCCAGGAGGCTGTCAAattg TGTGACAACTATGAGATCCGGGCTGGGAAGTACCTCGGAGTGTGCATATCTGTGGCGAACAATCGTCTGTTTGTGGGCTCGATCCCAAAGAACAAGACCAGAGACAGCATACTAGAGGACTTCGGTAAAGTCACAG aGGGCCTTCAGGAAGTGATCTTGTACCACCAGCCGGATGACAAAAAGAAGAACCGGGGATTCTGCTTCTTGGAATACGAGGACCACAAGTCTGCCGCCCAGGCCCGGCGACGCCTGATGAGCGGGAAGGTGAAGGTGTGGGGGAACCCCGTCACCGTGGAATGGGCCGACCCCGTCGCAGAGCCCGACCCAGAGATCATGGCCAAG gtgaaggTGCTGTTTGTAAGGAAGCTGGCCATCCCGGTCACAgaggagctgctggagaagaCGTTCTCCCAGTTTGGGAAGCTGGAGCGAGTCAAAAAGCTGAAAGACTACGCCTTTGTTCACTTCGAGGAGAGGGACGCGGCCGTGAAG GCAATGGACGAGATGAATGGGAAGGAGCTTGGTGGGGAGGACATAGAGATAGTCCTGGCCAAGCCTCCGGACAAGAAGAGGAAAGAGCGTCAGGCCCAGAGACAGACCACCAGGAACACAGG GTACGACGATTATTACCACTACCCTCCTCCGCGCATGCCTCCgccgggcagggggagggggcgaggggggcgtgggggctACTCCGCCTACCCCCCAGACTACTACAGCTACGAGGACTACTACGATGACTACTATGGCGGCTATGACTACCACGATTACCGCGGCGGTTACGAAGACCCCTACTACGGCTACGACGACGTCTACACCATGAGGGGCCGAGGCAGTCGGCCCAGCAGGggggccccgcccccacccagGGCCCGCGGGGCACCGCCCACCCGGGGCCGGGGGGGCTACGCTCAGAGGGGGCCCCCCATTGGGGGTCCACGGGGTGGCAGAGGGGGCCGTGGGGCTCCCTTCCAGCCACAGAGGGGCCGAGGTGCCAGGGTGCCCCGGGGGCACCGTGGAGGCAATGTGGGCGGGAAGAGGAAGGCGGATGTGTTCAACCAGCCGGACTCCAAACGCAGACAGACCAACCAACAGAACTGGGGGTCCCAACCCATCGCCCAGCAGCCCCTGCAACAGGGGGCCGACTATTCCG GATGCAGGTGCGCTGCAGTCACACCTgcactcctccatccctcccagctGTAG
- the LOC136961892 gene encoding heterogeneous nuclear ribonucleoprotein R-like isoform X3 has translation MAAAEVNGSSAPVREEEEPMDISSTHTENYQTLLDAGLPQKVAESLDNIFQTGLVAYADLDERAIDALREFNEEGAMSVLLQFKESDLSHVQNKSAFLCGVMKTYRQREKQGSKVQESTKGPDESKIKALLERTGYTLDVTTGQRKYGGPPPDDVFKGTQPGIGTEVFVGKIPRDLYEDELVPLFEKAGPIWDLRLMMDPLSGQNRGYAFITFCSKDAAQEAVKLCDNYEIRAGKYLGVCISVANNRLFVGSIPKNKTRDSILEDFGKVTEGLQEVILYHQPDDKKKNRGFCFLEYEDHKSAAQARRRLMSGKVKVWGNPVTVEWADPVAEPDPEIMAKVKVLFVRKLAIPVTEELLEKTFSQFGKLERVKKLKDYAFVHFEERDAAVKAMDEMNGKELGGEDIEIVLAKPPDKKRKERQAQRQTTRNTGYDDYYHYPPPRMPPPGRGRGRGGRGGYSAYPPDYYSYEDYYDDYYGGYDYHDYRGGYEDPYYGYDDVYTMRGRGSRPSRGAPPPPRARGAPPTRGRGGYAQRGPPIGGPRGGRGGRGAPFQPQRGRGARVPRGHRGGNVGGKRKADVFNQPDSKRRQTNQQNWGSQPIAQQPLQQGADYSDGEAGAASLT, from the exons ATGGCAGCCGCCGAGGTGAACGGAAGTTCTGCCCCGgtaagggaggaggaagagccgaTGGACATCAGCAGCACCCACACAGAGAACTATCAGACGCTCCTCGACGCTGGGCTGCCGCAGAAAGTGGCAGAAAGCCTCGACAACATCTTCCAGACAG GCTTGGTGGCATATGCGGATCTGGACGAGAGGGCTATCGATGCCCTGAGGGAATTCAACGAGGAGGGGGCTATGTCCGTGCTGTTGCAGTTTAAAGAGAGCGACCTGTCCCATGTGCAG AACAAAAGTGCGTTCCTGTGCGGCGTCATGAAAACATACCGACAGAGGGAGAAGCAAGGAAGCAAAGTACAGGAATCGACGAAGGGACCCGACGAGTCCAAAATAAAG GCCCTGCTGGAGAGGACAGGGTACACCCTGGACGTCACCACGGGACAGAGGAAGTACGGAGGCCCGCCGCCCGACGACGTCTTCAAAGgaacacagccgggaatcggaACTGAG GTGTTTGTGGGTAAGATCCCCAGGGACCTGTATGAGGACGAGCTGGTGCCGCTGTTTGAGAAGGCCGGGCCCATCTGGGACCTGAGGCTGATGATGGACCCCCTGTCGGGCCAGAACAGGGGCTACGCCTTCATCACGTTCTGTAGCAAGGATGCTGCCCAGGAGGCTGTCAAattg TGTGACAACTATGAGATCCGGGCTGGGAAGTACCTCGGAGTGTGCATATCTGTGGCGAACAATCGTCTGTTTGTGGGCTCGATCCCAAAGAACAAGACCAGAGACAGCATACTAGAGGACTTCGGTAAAGTCACAG aGGGCCTTCAGGAAGTGATCTTGTACCACCAGCCGGATGACAAAAAGAAGAACCGGGGATTCTGCTTCTTGGAATACGAGGACCACAAGTCTGCCGCCCAGGCCCGGCGACGCCTGATGAGCGGGAAGGTGAAGGTGTGGGGGAACCCCGTCACCGTGGAATGGGCCGACCCCGTCGCAGAGCCCGACCCAGAGATCATGGCCAAG gtgaaggTGCTGTTTGTAAGGAAGCTGGCCATCCCGGTCACAgaggagctgctggagaagaCGTTCTCCCAGTTTGGGAAGCTGGAGCGAGTCAAAAAGCTGAAAGACTACGCCTTTGTTCACTTCGAGGAGAGGGACGCGGCCGTGAAG GCAATGGACGAGATGAATGGGAAGGAGCTTGGTGGGGAGGACATAGAGATAGTCCTGGCCAAGCCTCCGGACAAGAAGAGGAAAGAGCGTCAGGCCCAGAGACAGACCACCAGGAACACAGG GTACGACGATTATTACCACTACCCTCCTCCGCGCATGCCTCCgccgggcagggggagggggcgaggggggcgtgggggctACTCCGCCTACCCCCCAGACTACTACAGCTACGAGGACTACTACGATGACTACTATGGCGGCTATGACTACCACGATTACCGCGGCGGTTACGAAGACCCCTACTACGGCTACGACGACGTCTACACCATGAGGGGCCGAGGCAGTCGGCCCAGCAGGggggccccgcccccacccagGGCCCGCGGGGCACCGCCCACCCGGGGCCGGGGGGGCTACGCTCAGAGGGGGCCCCCCATTGGGGGTCCACGGGGTGGCAGAGGGGGCCGTGGGGCTCCCTTCCAGCCACAGAGGGGCCGAGGTGCCAGGGTGCCCCGGGGGCACCGTGGAGGCAATGTGGGCGGGAAGAGGAAGGCGGATGTGTTCAACCAGCCGGACTCCAAACGCAGACAGACCAACCAACAGAACTGGGGGTCCCAACCCATCGCCCAGCAGCCCCTGCAACAGGGGGCCGACTATTCCG ATGGTGAAGCAGGTGCAGCGTCGCTAACGTGA
- the LOC136961893 gene encoding ATPase inhibitor A, mitochondrial-like yields the protein MARFLSRPIFRGYFANQIRMSSDQVGDLGQGAGKGGGGGGSIRAAGGAFGRKAAAEEERYFWEKSRDQLAALHQHHEEEIDHHKKEIERLQKEIDRHKGKIKKLNHDD from the exons ATGGCGAGGTTTCTATCGAGACCCATCTTCAGAGGTTACTTTGCTAACCAGATCAGGATGTCGTCCGATCAG GTTGGCGACCTGGGCCAAGGAGCCGGaaaaggtggagggggagggggctccaTCAGGGCGGCAGGTGGGGCCTTTGGAAGAAAAGCAGCTGCCGAAGAGGAGCGTTATTTTTG GGAAAAAAGCCGGGATCAGTTGGCTGCGCTCCATCAACACCATGAAGAGGAGATCGACCACCACAAGAAGGAGATCGAGCGACTGCAGAAAGAGATTGATCGTCACAAGGGAAAGATCAAGAAGCTGAACCATGACGACTGA
- the LOC136961892 gene encoding heterogeneous nuclear ribonucleoprotein R-like isoform X1 → MAAAEVNGSSAPVREEEEPMDISSTHTENYQTLLDAGLPQKVAESLDNIFQTGLVAYADLDERAIDALREFNEEGAMSVLLQFKESDLSHVQNKSAFLCGVMKTYRQREKQGSKVQESTKGPDESKIKALLERTGYTLDVTTGQRKYGGPPPDDVFKGTQPGIGTEVFVGKIPRDLYEDELVPLFEKAGPIWDLRLMMDPLSGQNRGYAFITFCSKDAAQEAVKLCDNYEIRAGKYLGVCISVANNRLFVGSIPKNKTRDSILEDFGKVTEGLQEVILYHQPDDKKKNRGFCFLEYEDHKSAAQARRRLMSGKVKVWGNPVTVEWADPVAEPDPEIMAKVKVLFVRKLAIPVTEELLEKTFSQFGKLERVKKLKDYAFVHFEERDAAVKAMDEMNGKELGGEDIEIVLAKPPDKKRKERQAQRQTTRNTGYDDYYHYPPPRMPPPGRGRGRGGRGGYSAYPPDYYSYEDYYDDYYGGYDYHDYRGGYEDPYYGYDDVYTMRGRGSRPSRGAPPPPRARGAPPTRGRGGYAQRGPPIGGPRGGRGGRGAPFQPQRGRGARVPRGHRGGNVGGKRKADVFNQPDSKRRQTNQQNWGSQPIAQQPLQQGADYSGNYGYSNDTLEFSQDSYGQQWK, encoded by the exons ATGGCAGCCGCCGAGGTGAACGGAAGTTCTGCCCCGgtaagggaggaggaagagccgaTGGACATCAGCAGCACCCACACAGAGAACTATCAGACGCTCCTCGACGCTGGGCTGCCGCAGAAAGTGGCAGAAAGCCTCGACAACATCTTCCAGACAG GCTTGGTGGCATATGCGGATCTGGACGAGAGGGCTATCGATGCCCTGAGGGAATTCAACGAGGAGGGGGCTATGTCCGTGCTGTTGCAGTTTAAAGAGAGCGACCTGTCCCATGTGCAG AACAAAAGTGCGTTCCTGTGCGGCGTCATGAAAACATACCGACAGAGGGAGAAGCAAGGAAGCAAAGTACAGGAATCGACGAAGGGACCCGACGAGTCCAAAATAAAG GCCCTGCTGGAGAGGACAGGGTACACCCTGGACGTCACCACGGGACAGAGGAAGTACGGAGGCCCGCCGCCCGACGACGTCTTCAAAGgaacacagccgggaatcggaACTGAG GTGTTTGTGGGTAAGATCCCCAGGGACCTGTATGAGGACGAGCTGGTGCCGCTGTTTGAGAAGGCCGGGCCCATCTGGGACCTGAGGCTGATGATGGACCCCCTGTCGGGCCAGAACAGGGGCTACGCCTTCATCACGTTCTGTAGCAAGGATGCTGCCCAGGAGGCTGTCAAattg TGTGACAACTATGAGATCCGGGCTGGGAAGTACCTCGGAGTGTGCATATCTGTGGCGAACAATCGTCTGTTTGTGGGCTCGATCCCAAAGAACAAGACCAGAGACAGCATACTAGAGGACTTCGGTAAAGTCACAG aGGGCCTTCAGGAAGTGATCTTGTACCACCAGCCGGATGACAAAAAGAAGAACCGGGGATTCTGCTTCTTGGAATACGAGGACCACAAGTCTGCCGCCCAGGCCCGGCGACGCCTGATGAGCGGGAAGGTGAAGGTGTGGGGGAACCCCGTCACCGTGGAATGGGCCGACCCCGTCGCAGAGCCCGACCCAGAGATCATGGCCAAG gtgaaggTGCTGTTTGTAAGGAAGCTGGCCATCCCGGTCACAgaggagctgctggagaagaCGTTCTCCCAGTTTGGGAAGCTGGAGCGAGTCAAAAAGCTGAAAGACTACGCCTTTGTTCACTTCGAGGAGAGGGACGCGGCCGTGAAG GCAATGGACGAGATGAATGGGAAGGAGCTTGGTGGGGAGGACATAGAGATAGTCCTGGCCAAGCCTCCGGACAAGAAGAGGAAAGAGCGTCAGGCCCAGAGACAGACCACCAGGAACACAGG GTACGACGATTATTACCACTACCCTCCTCCGCGCATGCCTCCgccgggcagggggagggggcgaggggggcgtgggggctACTCCGCCTACCCCCCAGACTACTACAGCTACGAGGACTACTACGATGACTACTATGGCGGCTATGACTACCACGATTACCGCGGCGGTTACGAAGACCCCTACTACGGCTACGACGACGTCTACACCATGAGGGGCCGAGGCAGTCGGCCCAGCAGGggggccccgcccccacccagGGCCCGCGGGGCACCGCCCACCCGGGGCCGGGGGGGCTACGCTCAGAGGGGGCCCCCCATTGGGGGTCCACGGGGTGGCAGAGGGGGCCGTGGGGCTCCCTTCCAGCCACAGAGGGGCCGAGGTGCCAGGGTGCCCCGGGGGCACCGTGGAGGCAATGTGGGCGGGAAGAGGAAGGCGGATGTGTTCAACCAGCCGGACTCCAAACGCAGACAGACCAACCAACAGAACTGGGGGTCCCAACCCATCGCCCAGCAGCCCCTGCAACAGGGGGCCGACTATTCCGGTAACTATGGTTACAGTAATGACACCCTGGAATTTTCACAGGATTCCTATGGGCAGCAATGGAAGTAA